ACGAGATGATTAACGGTAGATCTATTAGCACCCTCAGTACTGGAGTCACCGGTCGGAGTGAttatcatcagcagcaacaaacgcCACCGGTCTCTGCTCGAAATCCATTGCAGTTCACCGAGGTAGCGAACGACGAAGTTGAGCTAAAGGTAGATGGTGGTCATCTGCTGGATCGTGTCATTAAGCTGTCGCTCTTGAAGGGTCTGCAGGACAGTGGGAAACGATTGGCAAAGAGCAGCCTGATCATTTCCGGAGCAGGAGCTAGTATCGGTGAGGCTGGAAATGGCGAGGCGACACTAGCAACAACTTCCTCGCTGAGCAAAGCAAAGAGTGCGGCCGCAGGCTTGCGGTTGATGGAGGAACATAAAACTACACCACCCGCATTAGTTGCAAATGGGGGTGCAGTCGGAAACGCGGAGGGAGCCCATGTTGCTGATACGGAAATAGCGAGCAGTACGAAAGAGGTAGCAGACTCTCCAAATCGTCCAACTGCACAGAGTGGGGGAAGGATACGCCATTCGAGTGATACTACCGTAAGCAGTAGTCCTTCTGGAGAACTGGATGGAGGGGTACGTAGCAGCAGTAACAGTTCGTTAGATTTTCGAGAGGAGGAAAGATCACCAACAGTACAGGCGCAGGAAGCTGCATCGCCTGCATCCAACTTGGAAGCTTCTTCCAGTCGAAGCTGTTCCGCACGGGATCCAGTAGCCGCTGTAGTACCCCACAGTAATGAGCATCTGCCCATGAAAGCACGCAAACCACAGTACTACGCCAGCATACCGGATTTTTCAAAGCAACAATTCTCCTCGGCTGCACCTCTATCTTCCGTGTCAACCTCGACGACAACGACCGCGAAAAGTCTCGCTCAGTTACATATGAAAACGCCCGATTTTAGCCGTTTAGCGTGTGATACTGTACCGTCCAGCCAAACGTCCCCGTCTTCCACGACGACGAACACTGCAATTTCCACCGTCGCCTCCACGAACACGCGAACAACTAGTGAGTTGAAAATCTCGAACCCGGACTTCACGAAAGGATTTGCAACGCAAAGCTCAAACTATAGTTCTTCGGTACAAGGTAACGATCAGCAGCCACCGGGAAATGCCAGCAGCTCACCGTACGTTACGCAGGATACCTTCAGTAAGCTCATTAAGGAGCGAAACTATATAGCAGATTTGCAGCTGAAAAACCCACCTCCGTCACAAAATCAAGTTTCATCTGATGGCCAAACGGTTGTCAAAAGCGTTGGGTCACAGAACGATTATCCGACCTCGAGGGTAGTTGTGGTAGACACCACATCAACGACACTTGGAGGTGCTGTACCCTTTGGACACGCTACTTCTACTCCTATTGCTCAGTATCATCGAACCACGTCAATTGAGAATGGTATGGAACCGGAACCGAAGGCTCATGTGATACACAAAAATACCGGAAGTTCTTCAGCATCACCACTACCACCCTCACAAGGCAGCGGAGTACATCAAGCACCGAAAACGTGGAATCCTCCTGAGTTTACTAGTAAACACTTTACCCAAGGTCCTCCGAGCAATAGTCGGACGGTGGGTTCAAACGGAGCTGGACCATCCTCCACATCACCTTCATCCCGCGATCCTTCTCCTGCGCCTTCGTCTTCCTCACCGCATCAACCATCGTACGGACAACATCCTGGTGCATTAGTGAACTATACAAGCAAATCCTCTCATGCAGGACCAACGTCCGTTGTCGGATCGGAGAGAATAATCGTGAATAACGTGAGAACCTATTATCCTGAGGCTTCCGTTCCACCCGCATCTGCATCGGTGCCACATTCCGGAACCGTTTCCCAGACCTCTGCGCCGTACCATTCGTTGCCGAAGGTGAAGGACCCCGAGTTTCGTTTGGATCAAAATAGAGAGCAGTTGCTATTACAGGAAGGTACTATCGTCACGATAAAACAAGCGCAAACAAATCACGCGACAGGTAGAGGACAACTACCTCCTCCCATTACATCGAGATCACCGTCCGCTGAGAGACGCGAGGCTCAGATGATGCAAAATTCGCAAGATATATTGTATCGGGATTataagcaacataaaaaaccaACCAGTTCCATAGGTTCGGTCAGTAGTAATATGCGTCCAGCCGGGCCCTCACAGAGTCCGGTAGATCGTCGATCACCGTACGATCCAGCTGCATACTATTCACAGTCGATTAATCACCACAGACCTCCAGTAATTCCTCCTCAAGGTGCTGGGTTGATGCACCCACCGCCACCAAACTGGCCCGGACCGGGACAACACCTTCCTTCACAGCAAATGCTACGGGGAGTTGTTGGGCCGGGTGCACGCAGCAGTCCACAAGACAATGGAGCAAGTCCGGTGTCATCACCTGCTCCGCCACCGACCACTCAACACCATTATCATAATCATCAAGCTCCTTATTACGGGCAGTACAAAAATGCTCCCAGTCCCGTATCGGGTACGACATATGGGACAAACTCTACCCCTGCTCAGCCGCAAGGAGCCGGTACTAAATATCCACCCCAACAACATTATCCTGGTGGAACTAGTGCTTCCGAGCGGAGACACGAAGTATTGGACCGTGGCGTAGGTTCAGGTAATTACAAAGGATTGGACTACAACATGGAGCAAAAGTTTGCGGAAGTTTATCAAGCACATCAGGCCAAGGAGAAGCAGGCAGCTGCAGAAGCGGCTGCATCTAGCACTGTAAGACAGGCGTCTCGTCCAGCAGCTGGTACTGCGAGTGGTAGTCCCGGAATTTCATCAACACCTGCGACATCATCCAAGGGGCCAGCATCTTATGGCTCGACTGGCTATGAGCAGTATCATCCGTACTACCAACATTCGCAAGCGACACCTTCTCCAACGTCTACGCCATCGCCAGTGCCTTCCCCACACCATAGAAAGTACAGTGGTCCACCATCAAGGGACCCTTCGCCACTGGGACAGCAACCTccacaacaacatcaacattaTCGATATGGATCAAGTGAAACACTGTACCACGTTCCTGCAGGAGGTCCTCAAGCGATGTATGTGCACCCTGCAGCTCCAAAGCCAAATGAACAAGGAGCCACACAACAGCCCATTCCTCCTGCATCCTACTATCAAAGTCAGCCATCGTCTTCGTCGTCCTATTCCAGTGCAACTACTACCTACTCCAACCGTCCTCATCACGGAGTGGTTTTGAGTTCAAATCATTCAAACTCTGCACAACAGTCTGTGATAAGCGGTAATCCGTATGATCGTTACGTTCATCCATATGCTAGCAGTGGATCGTCTCAACCCGCACCTGGgggacaacagcaacaacaatcacACCACTCTAAAACATCACTTCCATACCCCCCAGCGGGAAGACTCCAAGGACCACCGCCTTTGCAATCAGGTCCGGTTTCGGTGCCTGGTCAATCGCCAGTCATCCATCCTCCGTTGATGACgggaagcaaaaacattcCTGTTCGAGTTATCGCTACAGCTCCACCAGCTGCTGTGTCAGTTACCAATGCTGGCTCTCTACCTACTACTGTACCTACAGTGCAGCCACAAGGAACAGCTCGAGCCTTGGGACAGTCCAATGCAACGTCTTCATCTACTGCTGCACCGTCACAACCAGTGTTGGTGTTAGCAGGCGAGGCAAACGGTAGTCAACGTGAGATGAACACCGTTGCAGCAACGACGCCGGTAATTATCGCTCCTGCAAAACGAGAATCTCCACTTGATCTTTCAGTAAAAACTGTCAAAACAAAAGCCGATTCAACCGGGTGTGATGATTACGCTATGAGTGCTAGTAACAgtagcatcagcagcagtagcagtagcagtagcGGTGGTGGTCGACCACGCGAAGTGGTGCCAAAAGTTGACTTTAGTCCAAACTTTCAGAAACACATTCCCATGAGAAATCCTGGCCCCAATGGTGCTTCGGGCGCTGGCCCACCAACAGCAGATGTCAGACAGTCAGAACCACAAAATCTTCCAATACCTTCACCAACGCGTCACGTTTCTGTCATCAGTCCAGCAATACCTCCCGGTTACGATAAGAAAACGGACGCGTACATGTCAGCAAACTATCGTGCCGTTGGTGGACCCTTGGTATCTCCGGCATATCAATACTCTGCTGTTCCAACTCGATTAGGGCCGGGTCCACCAGGAGGATTTGAAGGTTCGCCGGCGGCAGCACCGGCTGCCTCGTCTTCAATGGGTTCGGCAAGTAGCAAAAGTGTGTACTACCCTCCAACGGGACTAGATTATGGACGTCCTGCTGGTAAATCTGGTTCAGGAAGCATTGTAACCGGGCAAGCTGCAACGGTACCAGCGACAGCAGCGAATGTACGTTCCAACTCAACCTCTCAGGGTTCACCTCCGACTGGACACCCGCCACACTCATCAGCATCCGCTCAACCTCGTCTAGACGATCCCCGCATCGAGGATCGCAAGTTCGTGGAGAGCatgttgaagaagaaaacgtcGCCATCTTCCGATGTAATGGCCGACCTACAAGCCGGAAAGTTTCCAACGCGAATTCCACAGAATTTGGCACCCAAAAAGCGAGTTGCAGCAGCTGCAGTAGCAGCTGCCGCTGCTGAAGCCGCCTTGGCGAAGACACCTTCTGTTCAAGGCGAAATATCTCCTCCGACTGCTCCAACACCAGCAAAGGTAGCTAAATACGAAGACTCTACAGTACCGCGTTCCCAAGGAGGTCCTTGTCCACAGGGACCGTCACAAGGACATCCTCAACTATCTCCTCATGGAGCACCGGATGGACGGTATCCAAATCATTCCCAAGGAACTCCACGAGAAGGATCTTATGTAAACTATGTTCCTGCTATAAATCAGGCAGGCTATCATTATACAAGCTCCTCCGGCAAGCGTTCAACGGCACCCGAAATACCCAATAGTCCGACTGTACATCCATCCGTGATAACAACtaactatcatcatcatccgccgGCCGTGTTGCAGCACCAGTATGCCACAGATGCACGCTATTATCAGCATCATACCGCTGTACCAGTGAAATCGCGAGATGATCCTATAATTCCAGTGTACCATCAACCGCATTTGAGAGGTGGAAGTGCGGTATCTTACACGCCACAAGCGTACGGCGAACCTAACGCTCATCCACCCTATCCTCAGCACCATTCCGAACCGATGATGTATCATAAGACTCCTTCTGATGCCCCGCCATTTCGTTATGGAGATTCTTTAAAGGCACCTGCAGACCATACGGCCGTACATCATATGCAGTCTCATATACACTATACGGGCGGAAATGCAGGCCCTATGCCAAAGGTTGGTCTGGGAGCATCCCATCAATATCAACAGCAACCGCAGTCGCAACATCATTCTCCGCAATCGGCGGTCGAATCAATGACAGTCTCTCAGTATCCTTCAAACGTTCATCCTAACTACGGACCACCACAACATCATCGTGGGGCGGATCAATCGGTTATTTCAAAGCTACGAACTAGTCTCGAACTAAAGGAGTACGAGAAACAACGTATCAATCAACTCCGTAAGCAACCGGGAATGGAACTAGCGGATGAAGACCGTGCCCCGAAAGCAACAATGCCATCAGCATCTCCAGTAGCGACCAGTGTGCTGCCTACGGTGCAAGATTCCCCATCACCATCGTCGCGCTTTCGGACAAAGGGTGAGCTCAAAGGTTATACCCCATTACCGACTCCAAGTGCAGTCACCAAGCCACCGAGATCCACCAATGAACCACCTCCACTGTCTTTAAAAAGAGGAGATCCTGGGTGCGAAGAACAGAAGGCAgagggagaagaaaagaagcgaTCAATTGTTCCACCAATCGATATGGACGGTTCATCGGCATTGGATATATTGGACTGGGGCAGTACCTGCAATGAATTTGTCGAACAATTGCAGACGGGCAAAAAGCGAGGACGACGGAAACGAACAGCAGGCACGGTAACCGCAGCCGGATCGGTTGGTGGTCGCAGTTGGCCTGCAATCGATTCGATCGAAACGACGATTTCGGTGGCTGAAGGTTCTACGACGGATTTGTCGGCCATTCCGAAGGAAGTGCTCAATTCCGCTCGTTCGCCGCACCGTCTCAAAGGTGTTCGAGATGGAAGCGATAGCTCGAGCGACGAAGACAAACCACTGCTGCTACTTCGCCAACAGtcccagcaacagcaaaaggaCCAAGAGCAGGTGGACAGCAAAGCACACGCGGGAATGGTACAAACGGAGAAGGTGGCACGTAATCAACGTGAAAAGCAACGACTCGAACTGCAGCAGAAGCATGAAGCTAAACTCGGCCGTTCAAGTAGCACAGATAGCGAAACGGCACGGGCTGCATCGGCTCAGCGCGCGAAAGCACGCGTTCGTAAGCTACGTCATCGTTCGAGTGTCGTACCGGTCCTTTCGCTTAAGTCTTCCGATGGGGACGGTGACGTGACCGCGGACGGTGGTGAAGATGAAAGTGGTAAACAGACACAGAAGCGTGTGTCACATGCGCTAGCGAACAGtgcaaaacgaaagcgtaTCCGAGGACCAGGTTCCCGCTCGTCCTCGTCGTCTTCCTCGTCAGCGTCCGAAAGTAGCGCTCCGGCGCTAAAAATGCCCGAAAATGAACTGCCAAGAAAACGGGGCCGACCAAAGGGAACGGGAGCTGGTGGTAAGCGAGCCCAACAAGCGACCAGCAGTCGGTGTCAGACGGGTACGATCAAGCAGGAACCGAATGAGAACAGTGATCTTAGTTCGGACGAGGAATCTCGAGCGATACGCACACCGCATAAGAATGCATCCGG
The DNA window shown above is from Anopheles funestus chromosome 3RL, idAnoFuneDA-416_04, whole genome shotgun sequence and carries:
- the LOC125771414 gene encoding mucin-12, with protein sequence MESSKAATVPTTVTNALETATTTTAVTPTVTPVVSDLEHDKEIPTAVTTECTAADDTEPKIEQVTPADMEPQSPPNPVDMQELVDPLAVSEDTPEISTTSIEAEKSLEELASTIKDTQPTVEKDPLAGVSNGEVTPEQVLQPTTSTEPAVVSEDKSLEKSSEVSESTPTSTSSHGENPATSSSNVGEGGKCSNTISLTKTPPPVVESSTASPEKSDAVVADDSPTPRDGPGIVLITTSTVDSSSSSDKTDDRNVETVKGPSSNCSDNVNSINNDCSSSSNIRHSKEAESQSTATENGSTSLKANTTTTDPSDRTRSPFTEIVPPSTEEVTLNAVIEKETLANNVDSNPNGVVIPRQEADQDEKQPLESLTRLDESHARLDENKPLENNSETSDVILNRPNGQEETRETGCDPSDSQKSDVTPSATGTVNDANGQEKREETFLEHRESSAIPPEPDPGPPVEEQFRPVDSKSAESCNNLKENDTANSATSGEAHYNSVQTSQNMDAESSQNEMINGRSISTLSTGVTGRSDYHQQQQTPPVSARNPLQFTEVANDEVELKVDGGHLLDRVIKLSLLKGLQDSGKRLAKSSLIISGAGASIGEAGNGEATLATTSSLSKAKSAAAGLRLMEEHKTTPPALVANGGAVGNAEGAHVADTEIASSTKEVADSPNRPTAQSGGRIRHSSDTTVSSSPSGELDGGVRSSSNSSLDFREEERSPTVQAQEAASPASNLEASSSRSCSARDPVAAVVPHSNEHLPMKARKPQYYASIPDFSKQQFSSAAPLSSVSTSTTTTAKSLAQLHMKTPDFSRLACDTVPSSQTSPSSTTTNTAISTVASTNTRTTSELKISNPDFTKGFATQSSNYSSSVQGNDQQPPGNASSSPYVTQDTFSKLIKERNYIADLQLKNPPPSQNQVSSDGQTVVKSVGSQNDYPTSRVVVVDTTSTTLGGAVPFGHATSTPIAQYHRTTSIENGMEPEPKAHVIHKNTGSSSASPLPPSQGSGVHQAPKTWNPPEFTSKHFTQGPPSNSRTVGSNGAGPSSTSPSSRDPSPAPSSSSPHQPSYGQHPGALVNYTSKSSHAGPTSVVGSERIIVNNVRTYYPEASVPPASASVPHSGTVSQTSAPYHSLPKVKDPEFRLDQNREQLLLQEGTIVTIKQAQTNHATGRGQLPPPITSRSPSAERREAQMMQNSQDILYRDYKQHKKPTSSIGSVSSNMRPAGPSQSPVDRRSPYDPAAYYSQSINHHRPPVIPPQGAGLMHPPPPNWPGPGQHLPSQQMLRGVVGPGARSSPQDNGASPVSSPAPPPTTQHHYHNHQAPYYGQYKNAPSPVSGTTYGTNSTPAQPQGAGTKYPPQQHYPGGTSASERRHEVLDRGVGSGNYKGLDYNMEQKFAEVYQAHQAKEKQAAAEAAASSTVRQASRPAAGTASGSPGISSTPATSSKGPASYGSTGYEQYHPYYQHSQATPSPTSTPSPVPSPHHRKYSGPPSRDPSPLGQQPPQQHQHYRYGSSETLYHVPAGGPQAMYVHPAAPKPNEQGATQQPIPPASYYQSQPSSSSSYSSATTTYSNRPHHGVVLSSNHSNSAQQSVISGNPYDRYVHPYASSGSSQPAPGGQQQQQSHHSKTSLPYPPAGRLQGPPPLQSGPVSVPGQSPVIHPPLMTGSKNIPVRVIATAPPAAVSVTNAGSLPTTVPTVQPQGTARALGQSNATSSSTAAPSQPVLVLAGEANGSQREMNTVAATTPVIIAPAKRESPLDLSVKTVKTKADSTGCDDYAMSASNSSISSSSSSSSGGGRPREVVPKVDFSPNFQKHIPMRNPGPNGASGAGPPTADVRQSEPQNLPIPSPTRHVSVISPAIPPGYDKKTDAYMSANYRAVGGPLVSPAYQYSAVPTRLGPGPPGGFEGSPAAAPAASSSMGSASSKSVYYPPTGLDYGRPAGKSGSGSIVTGQAATVPATAANVRSNSTSQGSPPTGHPPHSSASAQPRLDDPRIEDRKFVESMLKKKTSPSSDVMADLQAGKFPTRIPQNLAPKKRVAAAAVAAAAAEAALAKTPSVQGEISPPTAPTPAKVAKYEDSTVPRSQGGPCPQGPSQGHPQLSPHGAPDGRYPNHSQGTPREGSYVNYVPAINQAGYHYTSSSGKRSTAPEIPNSPTVHPSVITTNYHHHPPAVLQHQYATDARYYQHHTAVPVKSRDDPIIPVYHQPHLRGGSAVSYTPQAYGEPNAHPPYPQHHSEPMMYHKTPSDAPPFRYGDSLKAPADHTAVHHMQSHIHYTGGNAGPMPKVGLGASHQYQQQPQSQHHSPQSAVESMTVSQYPSNVHPNYGPPQHHRGADQSVISKLRTSLELKEYEKQRINQLRKQPGMELADEDRAPKATMPSASPVATSVLPTVQDSPSPSSRFRTKGELKGYTPLPTPSAVTKPPRSTNEPPPLSLKRGDPGCEEQKAEGEEKKRSIVPPIDMDGSSALDILDWGSTCNEFVEQLQTGKKRGRRKRTAGTVTAAGSVGGRSWPAIDSIETTISVAEGSTTDLSAIPKEVLNSARSPHRLKGVRDGSDSSSDEDKPLLLLRQQSQQQQKDQEQVDSKAHAGMVQTEKVARNQREKQRLELQQKHEAKLGRSSSTDSETARAASAQRAKARVRKLRHRSSVVPVLSLKSSDGDGDVTADGGEDESGKQTQKRVSHALANSAKRKRIRGPGSRSSSSSSSSASESSAPALKMPENELPRKRGRPKGTGAGGKRAQQATSSRCQTGTIKQEPNENSDLSSDEESRAIRTPHKNASGTSNNSDSTKKREGGAAVSNTGGSTGSGNSAGGKAQHGSKVSEGSTCNYEQKEKIIISGAKKKLTKARTNSRSKADSSSDSSSASSSSSSSEEEEEEAEETMTRSRSKREAERRRSNSKVLRNDKIVENCPNPSQNQRVARNRADSERTPSKKTKARKLSVGEPTPKRSKSRIVDSDSDGPKAGGGNAVPRKRTRQASKNAPMSSAASGESTDSSSEDEGRMDLSERLRSRKVAKKVTEESARKQPSSSSTKSGSRRESTTSAKGSESSTKKKSSGAGPSSNSALAGVKKSLKELNQTTASSETPDHFYPGWEKELYEYKRSLKVPPELITIDGGLYMHRISTSLPDLDSPHHSDGSETFTEIRKKLNQRDFGSAPPKRFKTKAAAKQQQQLPLPGTSSSSCTTIVKEEEHNRQEHKKIVDDKKFRSIIELLHRRCIAAQGAKPTPTSSSGRGKGSKSAGKSTSNTSSSENAKPKQEFELLPTPGAESESLFSKNSKKKKSLFDTAILKSRTRTEQKAMQSKEMIREVFGGDDERPQSAPPLSCGPAQAPLYEDGLRNVTFDERYNELMRNHDRIVDELDGGAAAVAVKQEPLEDEEEEEEEEMEDEEEDDDTQDGSVRMKDSERDTPSIASERGERELPGTPLSFHGGAAILSVNVSASSSGHLAVPAAPKKRGRGHRTSRRKGSSGFDYIRKKKKPSQQHHHGNHQHQHGTLGGNGLNGSIGVRKVTAFENMEGKDETHIGKEIRSWVLNKGVGESVMHKAARLGYTDVIVYCLERLDMDPDLKDNAGYTPLHEACAKGHLDIANYLLQYGASHSEPAPSGMRPLHEAVENSFVEIVRLLLAFGADPMLATYAGMTPMQLAESDDMTLFLEHHLNDVQSMAPNKIGWKFDGPWKIHDPEESGCNIFSNIPGFEENDGLTSLNTSGSSSGAISSASSKRCDSNSNIMHYEVGENVTSNLSLGTCDSTRKRNGICAKNLPVGLRNGKIKRVLPKQEERSANGIVLRTKLFNGDDRTNADQQDLDLNDAASEDEEDGEVMFEYEEADRPLPPLYVLKDEYNERWMLMSDLCNFLKFKSKEAVLRQICPNNSTNSQRELIREMKIEEFLTRANCLQLLCAGEKLNIHASKVVLVKYNDSVKSLLQVQSFMTRI